A genomic segment from Papilio machaon chromosome 20, ilPapMach1.1, whole genome shotgun sequence encodes:
- the LOC106718451 gene encoding 39S ribosomal protein L23, mitochondrial translates to MSTRWYPIYQRGNPQLRVFLPNFWMKLVRPYPKQLPNVVQFHCSMEMTKFDIKNYLEKIYNIPIVDVRTNIKVGKFRKDYGKGYIVKDDDIKCAYIVLPKDMTFKYPDLFEGLKKEDEESMKSLDEAKKSFNDYLEKNKERTDVPSWFSI, encoded by the exons ATGTCGACACGATG GTATCCCATTTATCAGAGAGGGAATCCTCAACTACGAGTATTTTTACCTAACTTTTGGATGAAATTGGTACGCCCTTATCCAAAGCAACTTCCAAACGTTGTACAGTTTCATTGCTCAATGGAAATGacaaaatttgacataaaaaattatttagaaaagatCTACAATATTCCCATTGTAGATGTGAGGACTAACATTAAAGTAGGAAAATTCCGTAAAGATTATGGCAAAGGATACATTGTAAAAGATGACGACATAAAATGTGCCTACATTGTTTTA CCAAAAGATATGACATTCAAATATCCCGATCTATTTGAAGGTCTAAAGAAAGAGGATGAAGAGAGTATGAAGTCTTTAGACGAAGCCAAAAAGAGTTTCAATGACTACttagagaaaaataaagaaagaacaGATGTCCCTAGCTGGTTTTCTATTTAA
- the LOC106718405 gene encoding mitochondrial import inner membrane translocase subunit Tim29 encodes MLRNITKTSNTIGKLNPAKIKFPEKLKGTILEKWADYWKNLFIDYRQMLQDLRSDIQDQPRKAFIWATGLTTLYGLVRNNPSEADFRDNLKCITNDVILVSEECVNPKSIEHLRFIERCYNEGVVHYRNFGIASVIYISEINDGCDIYKSQCQYLKPTFFSFPSRVIDIGMLGRWWNIYIKTTNYDVNI; translated from the coding sequence ATGTTGcgaaacattacaaaaacttCGAATACTATAGGAAAGCTGAATCCTGCCAAAATTAAGTTTCCAGAAAAGTTGAAAGGAACAATACTCGAGAAATGGGCCGATTAttggaaaaatttatttattgattatcGACAAATGTTACAAGACCTAAGAAGTGATATACAAGATCAACCCAGAAAAGCTTTTATATGGGCGACTGGTCTTACAACTTTATATGGCCTTGTTCGGAATAACCCTAGCGAAGCAGATTTTAGGGATAACTTGAAATGTATTACCAACGACGTAATTTTAGTGAGCGAGGAATGTGTAAATCCTAAATCTATAGAGCATTTACGTTTTATAGAAAGATGTTACAATGAAGGAGTGGTGCATTATAGAAATTTTGGCATAGCTTcagtaatatatatttctgaaataaatgatGGATGTGACATATACAAATCGCAATGCCAGTACCTAAAGCCTACATTCTTTAGTTTTCCTTCAAGAGTTATTGACATAGGTATGCTTGGAAGATGGtggaatatttatataaaaactacaaattACGATGTCAACATATAA